A window of Rhodococcus sp. SGAir0479 contains these coding sequences:
- a CDS encoding pseudouridine synthase, translating into MPAAPLPVRDGLNPTRLRLPNAGPWPTALAFLLARFPSDARRLREKVAAGEVVDERGAAITAVTPFRPHGFLFLYRDPPVERRVPFEVEVLHHDENLLVADKPHFLASTPRGAYVAESALVRLRRSLDLPELTPAHRLDRVTAGVLVLTVRAQARRAYQSLFDERRVDKEYEALAPYDPALRLPRTVRSRIIKERGVLQAREVPGAPNAESRIELISVRDGVGRYRLRPRTGKTHQLRLHMSSLGIPIVGDNVYPEFHDVAPDDYSTPLQLLARSIEFDDPFSGRRRRFVSGRTLAD; encoded by the coding sequence GTGCCCGCTGCTCCGCTCCCCGTCCGCGACGGGCTCAATCCCACACGTCTGCGGCTTCCGAACGCCGGCCCGTGGCCGACCGCGCTCGCGTTCCTGCTCGCCCGCTTCCCGTCCGACGCGCGCCGTCTGCGCGAGAAGGTGGCGGCCGGCGAGGTGGTCGACGAACGCGGGGCTGCGATCACTGCCGTCACACCGTTCCGGCCGCACGGCTTCCTCTTCCTCTATCGGGACCCACCGGTGGAGCGGCGGGTGCCGTTCGAAGTCGAGGTCCTGCACCACGACGAGAACCTGCTGGTCGCGGACAAGCCTCACTTCCTGGCCAGCACGCCGCGCGGCGCGTACGTGGCCGAGTCGGCGTTGGTACGCCTGCGGCGGTCCCTCGATCTGCCGGAACTCACCCCCGCCCACCGCCTCGACCGGGTCACCGCGGGCGTCCTCGTCCTCACAGTGCGTGCGCAGGCCCGCCGGGCCTACCAGTCCCTGTTCGACGAGCGCCGGGTCGACAAGGAGTACGAGGCTCTCGCGCCGTACGACCCGGCCCTGCGGCTCCCCCGCACGGTGCGCAGCCGAATCATCAAGGAGCGCGGCGTACTTCAGGCGCGGGAAGTGCCCGGGGCACCCAATGCCGAGAGCCGGATCGAACTGATCTCCGTTCGCGACGGCGTCGGGCGGTACCGATTGCGGCCGCGCACCGGAAAGACCCATCAGTTGCGACTGCACATGAGTTCGCTCGGCATTCCGATCGTCGGCGACAACGTCTACCCCGAGTTCCACGACGTCGCCCCCGACGACTACTCGACGCCACTGCAACTGCTGGCCCGCAGCATCGAGTTCGACGACCCGTTCAGCGGCCGACGACGGCGCTTCGTGAGTGGCCGCACGCTCGCCGACTGA
- a CDS encoding oxidoreductase, producing the protein MTTWDAGDIVDQEGRTFVVTGANSGLGAEAAKALTKADARVILACRDVDKGRAVAAQLGDRAEVRRLDLADLSSVREFADSIDSLDVLVNNAGVMAVPLRRTADDFEMQIGTNHLGHFALTGLLLDRIGDRVVTMSSAMHQIGSIDLDDLNWKRRTYRRWPAYGQSKLANLLFTYELQRRLEAAGSTVKALAAHPGYAATNLQSHTESISSRIMSLANPIIAQSAQMGALPILYAATVPDATGGSYIGPSSLFETRGHPKVVSSNRKSHDRSVARQLWTLSEKLTGVDYNFGG; encoded by the coding sequence ATGACCACTTGGGATGCAGGGGACATCGTCGATCAAGAGGGCCGCACGTTCGTCGTGACCGGCGCGAACAGCGGGTTGGGGGCGGAGGCGGCCAAGGCGCTGACGAAGGCCGACGCCCGCGTGATCCTCGCGTGCCGGGACGTCGACAAGGGGCGCGCCGTCGCGGCGCAGCTGGGCGACCGCGCGGAGGTGCGCCGGCTCGACCTCGCCGACCTGTCGTCGGTGCGCGAGTTCGCGGACTCGATCGACTCGCTCGACGTACTGGTCAACAACGCGGGCGTGATGGCGGTGCCGTTGCGGCGGACGGCGGACGACTTCGAGATGCAGATCGGTACCAACCACCTGGGCCACTTCGCGCTCACGGGTCTGCTGCTGGACCGGATCGGCGACCGGGTGGTGACCATGTCGAGTGCGATGCACCAGATCGGCAGCATCGACCTCGACGACCTGAACTGGAAGCGTCGAACCTACCGGCGCTGGCCCGCCTACGGGCAGTCGAAACTCGCGAACCTGCTCTTCACCTACGAACTGCAGCGCCGGCTCGAGGCCGCCGGCTCGACCGTCAAGGCGCTCGCCGCGCACCCCGGGTACGCCGCGACCAACCTCCAGTCCCACACGGAGTCGATCTCGAGCCGGATCATGTCGCTGGCCAACCCGATCATCGCGCAGTCCGCACAGATGGGCGCCCTGCCGATTTTGTACGCGGCGACCGTCCCCGACGCGACCGGCGGCAGCTACATCGGGCCGTCGTCACTCTTCGAGACGAGGGGACACCCGAAAGTCGTGTCCTCGAACCGGAAGTCGCACGACCGCAGCGTTGCGCGACAATTGTGGACGCTGTCGGAGAAACTCACCGGCGTCGACTACAACTTCGGAGGCTGA
- a CDS encoding VOC family protein, producing the protein MAIERLNHAVLFVSDLRRSLAFYQDVLGFKALPGGFPGAAFLQAPDSANDHDLGLFQSPHPTGRVTPGHVGLYHLAWEVDTLAGLADMRDRLVAAGALTGASNHCSTKALYGADPDGIEFEVCWLVPDALAIDELVPAQPPTRPLDIDAEIARYGADTRGGPRTDRHLWERVHAARARG; encoded by the coding sequence TTGGCGATCGAGCGACTCAACCACGCTGTCCTGTTCGTGTCCGACCTGCGGCGCAGTCTGGCGTTCTACCAGGACGTGCTCGGGTTCAAGGCGCTGCCGGGCGGTTTTCCGGGTGCGGCGTTCCTGCAGGCCCCGGACTCGGCGAACGACCACGACCTGGGTCTGTTCCAGAGCCCGCACCCCACCGGCCGGGTGACACCCGGCCACGTCGGCCTGTACCACCTGGCCTGGGAGGTCGACACGCTCGCGGGGCTCGCGGACATGCGCGACCGCCTGGTCGCCGCCGGCGCGCTGACCGGTGCCAGCAACCACTGCTCCACCAAGGCGTTGTACGGCGCCGACCCGGACGGGATCGAGTTCGAGGTGTGCTGGCTGGTCCCCGATGCACTGGCGATCGACGAACTCGTGCCCGCCCAGCCGCCGACGCGTCCGCTCGACATCGACGCGGAGATCGCGCGGTACGGGGCCGACACCCGTGGCGGTCCGCGCACCGACCGTCACTTGTGGGAACGCGTACACGCGGCGCGCGCCCGCGGCTGA
- a CDS encoding MFS transporter, whose amino-acid sequence MNGAWRELLSGRHLGVVTVLAGGVALYATNVYLTAGLLPTAIDDIGGLQFYAWTSVAFLIGSVASATVVSRTLGARGPRGAYLTGLALFALGSTVCAASPSMEVLLVGRGLQGLGGGLLAGLGYATINLALPPRLWTRASGLVSAMWGVGTFAGPTIGGAFAQFGSWRAAFAVLVVATATVAVLVPLALPRKTGSTDTPGRLPVMPFALLIAATTAVAVGGIVGNAAVSALAVAGACALVVAFVAADRRSPAGVLPSSTFGPSRLRWVYLTVAALAAASTVETFVPLFGDRLAGLAPLPAGFLGAALALGWTLGELSSAAVSGPSAVRRIVRGGPLVVACGLLSATLLVPDGADTVRIAGWAVGLALAGAGIGLAWPHLTVAAMASATGVEGAQAAAGINTVQLVANAFGAALAGVLVNLGGLDVRSAQVLFGAFAGLAVAGVELARRATPRPAPPPGPDRAAASGQPRARAACTRSHK is encoded by the coding sequence ATGAACGGCGCCTGGAGGGAACTCCTCAGCGGGCGACACCTGGGCGTCGTGACGGTCCTCGCGGGTGGCGTCGCACTGTATGCGACCAACGTCTACCTCACCGCGGGCCTGCTGCCGACCGCGATCGACGACATCGGCGGATTGCAGTTCTACGCGTGGACGTCCGTCGCGTTCCTCATCGGCTCGGTGGCGTCGGCGACGGTCGTGAGCCGCACGCTCGGTGCGCGCGGACCGCGCGGCGCCTACCTGACCGGGCTGGCACTGTTCGCGCTGGGCAGCACGGTATGTGCGGCGAGTCCGTCGATGGAGGTACTCCTCGTCGGCCGGGGGCTGCAGGGGCTGGGCGGCGGACTGCTCGCCGGACTCGGCTACGCGACCATCAACCTCGCGCTCCCCCCGCGGCTGTGGACGCGGGCGTCGGGGCTCGTGTCGGCGATGTGGGGAGTGGGCACCTTCGCGGGCCCCACGATCGGCGGCGCCTTCGCTCAGTTCGGTTCGTGGCGAGCGGCCTTTGCCGTGCTGGTCGTGGCCACCGCGACGGTCGCGGTACTGGTGCCCCTGGCACTACCGCGCAAGACCGGTTCCACGGACACTCCGGGTCGGCTGCCCGTGATGCCGTTCGCCCTGTTGATCGCGGCGACGACGGCGGTGGCCGTCGGCGGGATCGTCGGCAACGCGGCGGTGAGCGCGCTGGCCGTGGCGGGCGCTTGTGCGCTCGTGGTGGCGTTCGTCGCCGCGGACCGCCGCAGCCCGGCGGGCGTGCTGCCGTCGTCGACGTTCGGTCCTTCGCGGCTGCGGTGGGTCTACCTCACGGTGGCGGCGCTCGCAGCCGCGTCCACCGTCGAGACGTTCGTGCCGCTGTTCGGCGATCGACTCGCCGGACTGGCGCCCCTGCCCGCGGGGTTCCTCGGCGCGGCACTGGCGCTCGGCTGGACGCTGGGGGAACTGTCGAGCGCCGCGGTGAGCGGACCGTCCGCCGTCCGCCGGATCGTGCGCGGCGGCCCGCTGGTGGTCGCATGCGGACTGCTGTCGGCGACGCTACTGGTGCCCGACGGCGCCGACACCGTCCGCATCGCGGGTTGGGCTGTCGGACTCGCGCTCGCCGGCGCCGGCATCGGCCTCGCGTGGCCACATCTCACGGTCGCGGCCATGGCGTCGGCCACCGGAGTCGAGGGCGCCCAGGCGGCGGCCGGCATCAACACGGTGCAGCTGGTCGCAAATGCCTTCGGGGCCGCCCTGGCCGGGGTCCTCGTGAATCTCGGTGGCCTGGACGTGCGGTCGGCGCAGGTCCTCTTCGGCGCCTTCGCGGGACTGGCGGTGGCCGGTGTCGAGCTCGCCCGGCGTGCGACGCCGCGGCCCGCTCCCCCGCCGGGGCCGGACCGCGCCGCCGCGAGCGGTCAGCCGCGGGCGCGCGCCGCGTGTACGCGTTCCCACAAGTGA
- a CDS encoding ATP-dependent Clp protease ATP-binding subunit, translating into MPAFFGPEGPGRIDITRLMSAETQQLMAEAAQFAAGRGDTGLDALHILHVAAVKDPVRDMVRRVGGDPEAISKDAEAHLPRGREAVSISPTVTAAGRRALLDAHQIARALGSTYIDPEHIFLSMVSGGDSTTGRILASAGVTPESMQSAVAAGPAEPQRDSATPTLDKYGTDLTDRARSGGVDPVIGRGDEIEQAIEILARRTKNNPVLVGEAGVGKTAVVEGLAQRIVDGDVPEVLADKKIVQLDLAGMLSGTRYRGDFEERLTKAVDEIVAQDGQVVVFIDELHTIVGAGAGGEGAMDAGNILKPKLARGDLRIVGATTLDEYRKHIEKDPALERRFQPVTVNEPSPEDAKAILSGLRERYEEHHRVRYTDEAVAAAVDLSSRYIADRYLPDKAIDLLDQAGARKRLRLGASNPDAKALQQRIARLEKAKEDAVAAEQYERASQLRDEIAGVEKRLAEARVGDPVTSSEQPSVTAEDIAEIVARATGIPASQMTQKEKERLRRLEDELHQRVVGQEDAVKAIARAVRRSRTGMGDPRRPVGSFLFLGPTGVGKTELAKALAQSLFGDESKMLRLDMSEFGERHTASRLVGAPPGYVGYGEAGQLTEQVRRHPYSVILLDEIEKAHPDVFNVLLQVLDDGRLTDGQGRTVDFKNTVLIMTSNLGSDIISSKGGALGFTTGDAAAAEKPLRDRVMGRLRESFRPEFLNRIDEIVIFRKLEADQLHRITDLLLSESRDRLRAKDIDIEFTPDAVDWIAEHGHQPEFGARPLRRTIAREVDDRIADLLLDDVLDAGGRITVTVTDDELDLVVN; encoded by the coding sequence ATGCCGGCATTCTTCGGGCCCGAGGGGCCCGGGCGCATCGATATCACCCGTCTCATGAGCGCTGAGACGCAGCAGCTCATGGCCGAGGCCGCACAGTTCGCGGCCGGCCGGGGTGACACGGGCCTCGACGCACTGCACATCCTGCACGTCGCCGCGGTCAAGGATCCGGTGCGCGACATGGTTCGCCGTGTGGGCGGGGACCCGGAGGCCATCTCGAAGGACGCGGAGGCGCACCTGCCCCGCGGCCGCGAGGCTGTCTCGATCTCACCGACGGTCACGGCGGCCGGACGGCGGGCGCTGCTCGATGCCCACCAGATCGCGCGGGCACTCGGCTCCACGTACATCGACCCGGAGCACATTTTCCTGTCGATGGTCTCGGGAGGCGACTCGACCACGGGCCGCATCCTCGCGTCCGCAGGCGTGACGCCCGAGTCGATGCAGTCCGCCGTGGCGGCGGGACCGGCAGAGCCTCAGCGGGATTCGGCCACCCCCACCCTGGACAAGTACGGGACGGACCTGACCGACCGGGCCCGGTCGGGCGGGGTCGACCCGGTCATCGGCCGCGGTGACGAGATCGAGCAGGCCATCGAGATCCTGGCCCGCCGCACCAAGAACAACCCGGTTCTGGTCGGCGAGGCCGGCGTGGGCAAGACCGCCGTCGTCGAGGGTCTGGCACAGCGCATCGTGGACGGCGACGTCCCGGAGGTGCTGGCCGACAAGAAGATCGTCCAGCTGGACCTCGCCGGCATGCTGTCGGGGACCCGCTACCGCGGCGACTTCGAGGAGCGGCTGACCAAGGCGGTCGACGAGATCGTCGCCCAGGACGGCCAGGTCGTCGTCTTCATCGACGAGCTGCACACGATCGTCGGTGCGGGCGCCGGTGGCGAGGGCGCGATGGACGCCGGAAACATCCTCAAGCCCAAGCTGGCCCGAGGCGATCTGCGGATCGTCGGCGCCACCACGCTCGACGAGTACCGCAAGCACATCGAGAAGGATCCGGCGCTCGAGCGGCGGTTCCAGCCGGTCACGGTGAACGAGCCGAGCCCGGAGGACGCCAAGGCGATCCTGTCGGGTCTGCGGGAGCGGTACGAGGAGCACCACCGCGTCCGTTACACCGACGAGGCCGTCGCGGCGGCCGTCGACCTGTCGTCGCGCTACATCGCCGACCGGTACCTGCCGGACAAGGCCATCGACCTGCTCGACCAGGCCGGTGCGCGCAAGCGCCTGCGGCTGGGTGCGTCCAACCCGGACGCGAAGGCCCTGCAGCAGCGCATCGCGCGGCTGGAGAAGGCAAAGGAAGACGCCGTTGCCGCCGAGCAGTACGAGCGCGCGTCGCAGCTGCGTGACGAGATCGCCGGGGTCGAGAAGCGGCTCGCCGAGGCCCGGGTCGGTGACCCGGTCACGTCGTCGGAGCAGCCGTCGGTGACCGCTGAGGACATTGCCGAGATCGTCGCTCGCGCCACCGGAATCCCGGCCAGCCAGATGACGCAGAAGGAGAAGGAACGACTGCGCCGACTGGAGGACGAACTGCATCAGCGGGTCGTCGGGCAGGAGGACGCGGTCAAGGCGATCGCACGTGCGGTGCGGCGCAGCCGGACCGGTATGGGCGATCCGCGTCGCCCCGTCGGCAGCTTCCTGTTCCTCGGTCCGACCGGTGTCGGCAAGACCGAGCTGGCGAAGGCGTTGGCGCAGTCGCTGTTCGGTGACGAGAGCAAGATGCTGCGGCTGGACATGAGTGAGTTCGGCGAGCGGCACACCGCGAGCCGACTGGTCGGTGCCCCTCCGGGATACGTCGGATACGGCGAGGCCGGCCAGCTCACCGAACAGGTGCGGCGGCACCCGTACTCGGTGATCCTGCTCGACGAGATCGAGAAGGCGCATCCGGACGTGTTCAACGTCCTGCTGCAGGTGCTCGACGACGGGCGGCTGACCGACGGTCAGGGCCGGACGGTGGACTTCAAGAACACCGTGCTGATCATGACCAGCAACCTGGGTTCGGACATCATCTCCAGCAAGGGTGGTGCACTGGGCTTCACCACGGGTGACGCTGCCGCGGCCGAGAAGCCGTTGCGCGACAGGGTGATGGGCCGTCTGCGGGAGTCGTTCCGGCCGGAGTTCCTCAACCGGATCGACGAGATCGTGATCTTCCGCAAGCTCGAGGCCGATCAGCTGCACCGGATCACCGACCTGCTGCTGAGCGAGAGCAGGGACCGACTGCGGGCCAAGGACATCGACATCGAGTTCACGCCCGATGCGGTGGACTGGATCGCCGAACACGGCCATCAGCCCGAGTTCGGGGCGCGGCCGCTGCGCCGGACCATCGCGCGGGAGGTCGACGACCGGATCGCCGATCTGCTGCTCGACGACGTCCTCGACGCGGGCGGTCGGATCACGGTCACGGTCACCGACGACGAGCTGGACCTCGTCGTCAACTGA
- a CDS encoding TetR/AcrR family transcriptional regulator, with the protein MDPQERRRQILDRSGEIFATKGISATTVREIAEACGVYSGTLYHYFPSKDAIVVEIIRVYVDELYERCSAVIAEQLPPIERLEALVLVAIDAAEHHPHATAIWQVETDYMRDKMLEANLDDKGDFAAGLWMQCITDAQADGDLRSDVDAATFYQLMRDSVWLTSRWFRPSPQKSNADFAREITSIYIDGLRVR; encoded by the coding sequence ATGGATCCGCAGGAACGACGGCGTCAGATCCTCGATCGTTCCGGCGAGATATTCGCGACCAAGGGCATCTCCGCCACCACCGTGCGGGAGATCGCCGAGGCGTGCGGGGTGTACTCGGGGACCCTGTACCACTACTTCCCGTCCAAGGACGCGATCGTCGTCGAGATCATCCGGGTGTACGTGGACGAACTGTACGAGCGCTGTTCGGCGGTCATCGCGGAACAGCTCCCCCCGATCGAACGGCTCGAGGCACTGGTGCTCGTCGCGATCGACGCGGCCGAGCACCACCCGCACGCGACCGCGATCTGGCAGGTCGAGACCGACTACATGCGCGACAAGATGCTCGAAGCGAACCTGGACGACAAGGGCGACTTCGCCGCCGGTTTATGGATGCAGTGCATCACCGACGCACAGGCCGACGGCGACCTGCGTTCGGACGTCGACGCCGCCACCTTCTACCAACTCATGCGCGACTCGGTGTGGCTGACCAGCCGGTGGTTCCGGCCTTCCCCGCAGAAGTCGAACGCGGACTTCGCGCGCGAGATCACTTCGATCTACATCGACGGACTGCGGGTGCGCTGA
- a CDS encoding SDR family NAD(P)-dependent oxidoreductase has product MGVLEGDVALVTGAGQGIGRGIAHALAAEGARVAVVGRTLSKVADTADEIVRRGGEAVALRCDVTDPEQIDTVVAAVVERYGGLSILVNNAQTPAHGTLLDVREDDYLGSMDSGPLATLRLMRACHPHLSGRGSIVNLGSAAGLKWDPSGTGAYAAAKEAVRVLTRTAACEWGRDGIRVNAVLPLASSPLMDGWAELEPEAYDEYLRTVPLGRLGDAEADIGPAVVFLCSPAARYITGHSLPVDGGQALLR; this is encoded by the coding sequence ATGGGTGTACTCGAGGGCGACGTCGCGTTGGTGACGGGTGCCGGCCAGGGGATCGGGCGAGGCATCGCCCACGCGCTCGCCGCCGAGGGGGCGCGTGTCGCGGTGGTCGGTCGGACGCTGTCGAAGGTGGCGGACACGGCCGACGAGATCGTCCGGCGCGGCGGGGAGGCGGTCGCGCTGCGGTGCGACGTGACCGATCCGGAGCAGATCGACACCGTCGTCGCGGCCGTCGTCGAGCGCTACGGGGGTCTGTCGATCCTGGTGAACAACGCGCAGACGCCGGCCCACGGAACGCTCCTCGACGTCCGCGAGGACGACTACCTCGGCAGTATGGACTCCGGCCCGTTGGCGACGCTGCGCCTCATGCGCGCGTGTCATCCGCACCTGTCGGGACGGGGCTCGATCGTCAACCTCGGTTCCGCGGCCGGCCTCAAGTGGGATCCGTCCGGCACCGGCGCCTACGCCGCAGCCAAGGAGGCCGTGCGCGTGCTGACCCGGACGGCCGCATGCGAGTGGGGTCGCGACGGGATCCGCGTCAACGCCGTCCTGCCACTGGCGTCGTCGCCCCTGATGGACGGGTGGGCCGAACTCGAGCCGGAGGCCTACGACGAGTACCTGCGGACCGTGCCGTTGGGGCGTCTCGGTGACGCCGAGGCGGACATCGGGCCGGCCGTCGTGTTCCTGTGCAGCCCGGCTGCCCGGTACATCACCGGTCATTCGCTACCGGTCGACGGAGGACAGGCTCTCCTCAGATAG